Proteins found in one Streptomyces sp. CB09001 genomic segment:
- a CDS encoding AAA family ATPase — translation MDFGTQGPQAPAELAWLRGVDAYTMGAYPQAEEEFRAAVRIDPTMADGWLGLHALRVDTTNALLRMFRNRDRFGEQRTRHRRTLNSWYWLGWWVQPVLENPRDLLLAHASHWLDGRHVPELDRALAGLPPVDSDVQVRFLHACRAYLVKDWEQLVRHTDPLLGDPLLGIEAGLFSGMARVRLEMYGQAEPLLSAALMRCRSEQPQRKELRYWLARAHEGTGRSAAALPLYRAVHRVDPAFMDTSARLAAIAEGDGYDDPADLAGYAQAGAGTDGLDGLDPLFGAEERGVKVSAPEPSLSAPLPPLGGPSVREKAGGPDPSLPSGPTDPALLEEALAELERMVGLEPVKRQVKALSAQLNMARLRAGQGLPVQPPKRHFVFSGPSGTGKTTVARILGRVFYALGLLGGDHLVEAQRADLVGEYLGQTAVKANELIDSALGGVLFVDEAYSLSNSGYGKGDAYGDEALQVLLKRAEDNRDHLVVILAGYPEGMDRLLGANPGLSSRFTTRVDFPSYRPLELTSIGEVLAAENGDVWDEEALDELRSIAGHVVDQGWIDELGNGRFLRTLYEKSCAYRDLRLSVCPGALSRDDLATLRLPDLMQAYGEVLSGRGPGGPSAV, via the coding sequence ATGGACTTCGGCACGCAGGGCCCACAGGCCCCGGCCGAACTCGCCTGGCTGCGCGGCGTGGACGCCTACACCATGGGGGCCTACCCGCAGGCGGAGGAGGAGTTCCGGGCGGCGGTGCGGATCGATCCCACGATGGCCGACGGCTGGCTGGGACTGCACGCGCTGCGCGTCGACACCACGAACGCGCTCCTGCGAATGTTCCGCAACCGCGACCGCTTCGGCGAGCAGCGGACCCGCCACCGCCGGACGCTCAACTCCTGGTACTGGCTGGGCTGGTGGGTGCAGCCCGTGCTGGAGAACCCGCGTGACCTGCTGCTGGCGCACGCCTCGCACTGGCTGGACGGCCGGCACGTCCCGGAGCTGGACCGCGCCCTGGCCGGACTGCCCCCGGTGGACTCCGACGTGCAGGTCCGCTTCCTGCACGCCTGCCGCGCCTACCTCGTCAAGGACTGGGAGCAGCTCGTCCGGCACACCGACCCGTTGCTGGGCGACCCCTTACTGGGCATCGAGGCCGGGCTGTTCAGCGGGATGGCCCGGGTCCGCCTGGAGATGTACGGGCAGGCCGAGCCGCTCCTTTCGGCGGCCCTGATGCGGTGTCGCAGCGAGCAGCCGCAGCGCAAGGAACTGCGCTACTGGCTGGCGCGGGCCCACGAGGGCACCGGGCGCAGCGCCGCCGCCCTCCCGCTGTACCGGGCGGTGCACCGCGTCGACCCCGCCTTCATGGACACCTCGGCCCGGCTGGCCGCGATCGCCGAGGGCGACGGCTACGACGACCCGGCCGACCTCGCGGGATACGCGCAGGCGGGTGCGGGGACGGACGGCCTGGACGGGCTCGACCCGCTGTTCGGCGCCGAGGAGCGCGGCGTCAAGGTCTCCGCTCCGGAGCCCTCGTTGTCCGCCCCGCTGCCCCCGCTCGGCGGGCCGTCGGTGCGCGAGAAGGCGGGCGGGCCCGACCCGTCCCTGCCCAGCGGGCCCACCGATCCCGCACTGCTGGAGGAGGCGCTCGCCGAGCTGGAGCGGATGGTGGGCCTCGAACCGGTGAAGCGCCAGGTCAAGGCGCTGTCCGCGCAGTTGAACATGGCACGGCTGCGGGCCGGACAGGGCCTGCCCGTGCAGCCGCCCAAACGTCACTTCGTCTTCTCCGGCCCCTCCGGCACCGGCAAGACCACCGTGGCCCGCATCCTGGGCCGGGTCTTCTACGCCCTCGGACTGCTCGGCGGTGACCACCTGGTGGAGGCGCAGCGGGCGGACCTGGTCGGCGAGTACCTGGGCCAGACCGCCGTGAAGGCCAACGAGCTGATCGACTCCGCGCTCGGCGGTGTCCTCTTCGTCGACGAGGCGTACTCCCTGTCCAACTCCGGGTACGGCAAGGGCGACGCGTACGGCGACGAGGCGCTCCAGGTGCTGCTGAAGCGGGCCGAGGACAACCGGGACCACCTGGTGGTGATCCTGGCGGGCTATCCGGAGGGCATGGACCGGCTGCTGGGCGCCAATCCCGGGTTGTCCTCGCGTTTCACGACGCGGGTGGACTTTCCTTCGTACCGGCCGCTGGAGCTGACCTCGATCGGGGAGGTGCTCGCGGCGGAGAACGGGGACGTGTGGGACGAGGAGGCGCTGGACGAGTTGCGGTCGATCGCCGGGCACGTGGTGGATCAGGGGTGGATCGACGAGTTGGGGAACGGGCGGTTTCTGCGGACGCTGTACGAGAAGAGCTGTGCGTACCGGGATCTGCGGTTGTCCGTGTGTCCGGGGGCGTTGAGCCGGGACGATCTGGCGACGTTGCGGTTGCCGGATCTGATGCAGGCGTACGGGGAAGTGCTGTCGGGGCGGGGGCCGGGGGGTCCGTCGGCCGTGTAG
- a CDS encoding PH domain-containing protein yields MPDTTPDHLPALPVTFRPGRTRAVLIALAVVTFVTVTVLGMVLAGLGPGERLSFVLTALLLAGVLVLLARPRVEADEEGVTVVNLTARRRLAWPEILRVNLRQGDPWVFLDLSDGTSLPALGIQPGIAKQQALADARALRDLVEARSGALPEAPRD; encoded by the coding sequence ATGCCCGACACCACGCCGGACCACCTGCCGGCCCTGCCCGTCACCTTCCGTCCCGGACGCACCCGTGCCGTCCTGATCGCCCTCGCGGTCGTCACCTTCGTGACCGTCACGGTGCTCGGGATGGTGCTGGCCGGCCTCGGCCCGGGGGAGCGCCTCAGCTTCGTGCTGACGGCCCTCCTCCTGGCGGGCGTGCTGGTCCTGCTGGCCCGGCCCCGGGTCGAGGCCGACGAGGAGGGCGTCACGGTCGTCAACCTGACCGCCAGGCGGCGCCTCGCGTGGCCCGAGATCCTCCGGGTCAACCTCCGCCAGGGCGACCCCTGGGTCTTCCTCGACCTCAGCGACGGCACCAGCCTGCCCGCGCTCGGCATCCAGCCCGGCATCGCCAAGCAGCAGGCCCTCGCCGACGCACGTGCCCTGCGCGACCTCGTGGAGGCCCGTTCCGGTGCCCTCCCCGAGGCACCGCGTGACTAG
- a CDS encoding peptidase C39 family protein → MSRVEQPSRRALLAAAVAAAAVTGGAIPAAARAASGPGGDGGAADPDRDGTRRPVDYRAWTTYGDWRRGNLRGARPAAGTRPGVVIGTPAGTVDYTDPHTGTTSAWEYATWTSPVHRLTVPSTEVIASWNAHTPGGTWIQVELTGTYSDGTHTPWYVMGRWTAGDGADDISRTSVDDQGDGKSSIWTDTFSIDDASTGLRLVSYRLRLTLHRRPGTRTTPTVWRLGAMGSDVPDRFSVPASTPEYAGELRVPRYSQEIHKGQYPEYDNGGEAWCSPTSSQMIIEYWGGRLTEEQLAWVDPSYADPQVCHAARYTYDNQYEGCGNWPFNAAYAATFKGLQGVVTRLGSLTDLETLIAAGIPAITSQSFLEEELTGSGYGTSGHLMTVVGFTADGDVIANDPASDDNDAVRRVYKRREWENIWLRTKRYNASGKVVSGTGGVCYLYFPAHPGPRQRKALAAVGVR, encoded by the coding sequence ATGAGCAGAGTCGAACAGCCGTCCCGCAGAGCCCTCCTGGCCGCAGCCGTCGCCGCGGCCGCCGTGACGGGCGGAGCGATCCCGGCGGCCGCGCGGGCCGCGTCCGGCCCGGGCGGCGACGGCGGCGCCGCGGACCCCGACCGTGACGGCACCCGGCGGCCGGTGGACTACCGCGCCTGGACCACCTACGGCGACTGGCGGCGCGGGAACCTGCGGGGCGCCCGGCCCGCCGCGGGCACCCGCCCGGGCGTCGTGATCGGCACCCCGGCAGGCACCGTCGACTACACCGACCCGCACACCGGCACCACCTCCGCCTGGGAGTACGCGACCTGGACCTCGCCCGTCCACCGGCTCACGGTGCCCTCGACGGAGGTCATCGCCTCCTGGAACGCGCACACGCCGGGCGGCACCTGGATCCAGGTCGAACTGACGGGCACCTACTCCGACGGCACACACACGCCCTGGTACGTGATGGGCCGCTGGACGGCCGGCGACGGCGCCGACGACATCTCGCGGACCTCGGTCGACGACCAGGGCGACGGTAAGAGCAGCATCTGGACCGACACGTTCTCGATCGACGACGCCTCCACCGGCCTGCGCCTGGTCTCCTACCGGCTCCGGCTCACCCTGCACCGCCGCCCGGGTACGCGCACCACGCCCACCGTCTGGCGGCTCGGCGCGATGGGCTCCGACGTCCCCGACCGCTTCAGCGTGCCGGCCTCCACCCCCGAGTACGCCGGGGAACTGCGCGTCCCGCGCTACTCGCAGGAGATCCACAAGGGTCAGTACCCGGAGTACGACAACGGCGGCGAGGCCTGGTGCAGTCCCACCTCCTCGCAGATGATCATCGAGTACTGGGGCGGCCGTCTCACCGAGGAGCAGCTCGCCTGGGTCGACCCGTCCTACGCCGACCCGCAGGTCTGCCACGCCGCCCGGTACACGTACGACAACCAGTACGAGGGCTGCGGCAACTGGCCCTTCAACGCCGCATACGCCGCCACGTTCAAGGGTCTGCAGGGCGTGGTCACCCGCCTCGGCTCCCTCACCGACCTGGAGACGCTGATCGCGGCCGGCATCCCGGCCATAACGTCCCAGTCGTTCCTGGAGGAGGAGCTGACCGGATCGGGGTACGGCACCTCGGGCCACCTGATGACCGTGGTCGGCTTCACCGCCGACGGCGACGTGATCGCCAACGACCCGGCCTCGGACGACAACGACGCCGTGCGCCGCGTCTACAAGCGGCGCGAGTGGGAGAACATCTGGCTCAGGACGAAGCGGTACAACGCCAGTGGCAAGGTCGTCTCCGGTACCGGCGGCGTCTGCTACCTGTACTTCCCCGCCCACCCCGGCCCACGTCAGCGCAAGGCCCTCGCGGCGGTGGGCGTGCGCTGA
- a CDS encoding hemolysin family protein yields the protein MSVLQLLFAALLVLANGFFVGAEFALVSVRRSQIEPLGTTRARQVLYGLERLPQMMAAAQFGITVCSLTLGAVAEPTVAHLLEPVFEWIHLPHGVIHPLGYVIALAAVVFCHLVIGEMVPKNLAMAAPEKAALWLSPGLVAFARLCRPITVALGACAQGILRLFHVEPKDEVEAVFTSEQLNRLVEDAGQAGLLDPEEQERLEDALELGSRPVTDVVLPREALVTVSPSVTPGEIVALTARTGYSRFPIAADQGAFMGYLHVKDVLDLEESDRAVPQHLWRPMTTLRPELPLDDALTVMRRAATHLAQVTDPSGRVLGLVALEDVLELLVGEVRDPAHRNREVTLAT from the coding sequence ATGAGCGTCCTGCAACTCCTCTTCGCCGCGCTGCTCGTGCTCGCCAACGGCTTCTTCGTCGGCGCCGAGTTCGCGCTCGTCTCCGTGCGCCGCAGCCAGATCGAACCGCTCGGCACCACCCGCGCCCGGCAGGTGCTGTACGGCCTGGAACGACTGCCGCAGATGATGGCCGCCGCCCAGTTCGGCATCACCGTCTGCTCGCTGACCCTCGGCGCCGTCGCCGAGCCGACCGTCGCCCACCTGTTGGAGCCGGTCTTCGAGTGGATCCACCTGCCGCACGGCGTGATCCACCCGCTCGGCTACGTCATCGCGCTGGCCGCCGTGGTCTTCTGCCACCTGGTCATCGGCGAGATGGTGCCGAAGAACCTGGCGATGGCCGCCCCCGAGAAGGCCGCGCTGTGGCTCAGCCCCGGCCTCGTCGCCTTCGCCCGCCTGTGCAGGCCGATCACCGTCGCGCTCGGCGCCTGCGCCCAGGGCATCCTGCGGCTCTTCCACGTCGAGCCCAAGGACGAGGTCGAGGCCGTCTTCACCAGCGAACAGCTCAACCGGCTGGTGGAGGACGCCGGCCAGGCCGGACTGCTCGACCCGGAGGAGCAGGAACGCCTCGAGGACGCCCTGGAACTGGGCTCCCGCCCGGTGACGGACGTAGTCCTCCCGCGTGAGGCCCTGGTGACGGTCAGCCCCTCGGTCACGCCCGGGGAGATCGTCGCGCTCACCGCCCGCACCGGGTACTCGCGCTTCCCGATCGCGGCGGACCAGGGCGCCTTCATGGGGTACCTGCACGTCAAGGACGTCCTCGACCTGGAGGAGTCCGACCGCGCCGTACCCCAGCACCTGTGGCGCCCGATGACCACCCTGCGCCCCGAACTCCCCCTGGACGACGCCCTCACGGTGATGCGCCGCGCGGCGACCCATCTGGCCCAGGTGACGGACCCGTCGGGCCGGGTGCTCGGCCTGGTCGCCCTGGAGGACGTACTGGAACTCCTGGTCGGCGAGGTGCGGGACCCGGCCCACAGAAACAGAGAGGTAACCCTGGCCACATAA
- a CDS encoding TetR/AcrR family transcriptional regulator — protein MNISQQRAVARPRARGTERSVARRAELIAIGRGLFADTSYDALSMDDIARHAHVAKGLIYYYFQSKRGYYLAIIQDSVAGLVTTAARGTELPQVDRVHRTIDGYLRYAEHNQAAYRTIVSGGVGFDAEVHGIRDGVREAIVATIAEGAYGRSDIGPLARMGLLAWVCSVEGATLDWIGRPELPRETMRELLVKSLGGTLRAIEELDPAYPAPAPARRDDA, from the coding sequence TTGAATATCAGTCAACAACGTGCTGTCGCCCGTCCCCGGGCACGTGGCACCGAGCGCTCGGTGGCACGCCGCGCCGAACTCATCGCCATCGGGCGGGGGTTGTTCGCCGACACGTCCTACGACGCGCTCTCGATGGACGACATCGCCCGTCACGCGCATGTCGCCAAAGGGCTGATCTACTACTACTTCCAGTCCAAGCGGGGCTACTACCTGGCGATCATCCAGGACTCCGTCGCCGGCCTCGTCACCACCGCGGCGCGCGGCACCGAACTGCCGCAGGTGGACCGCGTCCACCGCACCATCGACGGCTATCTGCGCTACGCCGAGCACAACCAGGCCGCCTACCGCACCATCGTCAGCGGCGGAGTGGGCTTCGACGCCGAGGTGCACGGCATCCGGGACGGGGTGCGTGAGGCGATCGTCGCCACCATCGCCGAAGGGGCGTACGGCCGTTCGGACATCGGCCCGCTGGCCCGCATGGGCCTGCTCGCCTGGGTGTGCAGCGTCGAGGGCGCCACCCTGGACTGGATCGGACGGCCCGAACTGCCCCGCGAGACCATGCGCGAGCTGCTCGTGAAGTCGCTCGGCGGCACGCTGCGCGCCATCGAGGAACTGGACCCCGCTTACCCGGCCCCGGCCCCGGCCCGCCGCGACGACGCGTGA
- the ribH gene encoding 6,7-dimethyl-8-ribityllumazine synthase codes for MSGKGAPELSVRNVGDLRVAVIASQWHDKVMDGLVDGALRALHELGIDEPTLLRVPGSFELPVVAKVLAGRGYDAIVALGVVIRGGTPHFDYVCQGVTQGLVQVSVETGVPVGFGVLTCDTEEQALDRAGIEGSSEDKGHEAVTAAVATAATLRSVSEPWR; via the coding sequence GTGAGCGGCAAGGGTGCACCGGAACTGTCCGTACGCAACGTCGGGGACCTCAGGGTCGCCGTGATCGCGTCGCAGTGGCACGACAAGGTGATGGACGGACTGGTGGACGGCGCCCTGCGCGCCCTGCACGAGCTGGGGATCGACGAGCCGACCCTGCTCAGGGTCCCCGGCAGCTTCGAACTGCCGGTGGTCGCCAAGGTCCTCGCGGGCCGCGGCTACGACGCGATCGTCGCCCTCGGCGTCGTCATCCGCGGCGGTACCCCCCACTTCGACTACGTCTGCCAGGGCGTCACCCAGGGCCTGGTCCAGGTCTCCGTCGAGACCGGCGTCCCCGTCGGCTTCGGCGTCCTCACCTGCGACACCGAGGAGCAGGCCCTGGACCGGGCCGGTATCGAGGGCTCCAGCGAGGACAAGGGCCACGAGGCGGTGACCGCGGCCGTCGCCACGGCGGCCACGCTCCGCTCGGTATCCGAACCGTGGCGCTAG
- a CDS encoding glycoside hydrolase family 18 protein, which translates to MHVPHLPRVRPIRTLFSALCTVALGAGLLAGAGPATATAAQAEAPAAQAAAGSKVVGYFTEWGVYDRNYHVKNIESSGSADKLTHINYSFGNVTGGKCAMGDAYAATDRAYTAADSVDGVADTWDQPLRGNFNQLLKLKQKHPDLKILWSFGGWTWSGGFAQAAQNPEAFAQSCYDLVENSQWADVFDGIDIDWEYPNACGLSCDTSGRDAFPKLMGALRAKFGQDYLVTAAITADATSGGKIDAADYAGAAQYVDWYNPMTYDFFGAWDATGPTAPHSPLTSYSGIPKEDFHTSATIAKLKGLGVPPSKLLLGLGFYGRGWTGVTQSEPGGTATGPAKGTYENGIEDYKVLKTSCPATGTVGGTAYAKCGSDWWSYDTPQTIAGKMAYKNEQALGGTFFWELSGDTANGELIKAID; encoded by the coding sequence TCGGCGCCGGGCTGCTGGCCGGTGCCGGTCCGGCCACGGCCACCGCCGCGCAGGCCGAGGCACCCGCCGCGCAGGCCGCGGCCGGGTCCAAGGTCGTCGGCTACTTCACCGAATGGGGCGTCTACGACCGCAACTACCACGTCAAGAACATCGAGTCGTCGGGCTCCGCCGACAAACTCACCCACATCAACTACTCGTTCGGCAACGTCACCGGCGGCAAGTGCGCCATGGGCGACGCCTACGCGGCGACCGATCGTGCCTACACCGCGGCCGACTCCGTCGACGGCGTCGCGGACACCTGGGACCAGCCGCTGCGCGGCAACTTCAACCAGCTGCTCAAGCTGAAGCAGAAGCACCCCGACCTGAAGATCCTCTGGTCGTTCGGCGGCTGGACCTGGTCCGGCGGCTTCGCGCAGGCCGCGCAGAACCCGGAGGCGTTCGCCCAGTCCTGCTACGACCTCGTCGAGAACTCCCAGTGGGCCGACGTCTTCGACGGCATCGACATCGACTGGGAGTACCCGAACGCCTGCGGCCTGAGCTGCGACACCAGCGGCCGCGACGCCTTCCCGAAGCTGATGGGCGCCCTGCGCGCCAAGTTCGGCCAGGACTACCTGGTCACCGCGGCCATCACGGCCGACGCCACATCCGGCGGCAAGATCGACGCGGCCGACTACGCCGGCGCCGCCCAGTACGTCGACTGGTACAACCCCATGACGTACGACTTCTTCGGCGCCTGGGATGCCACCGGACCGACCGCTCCGCACTCGCCGCTGACCTCGTACTCCGGCATTCCGAAGGAGGACTTCCACACCTCGGCGACCATCGCGAAGCTCAAGGGGCTCGGCGTTCCGCCCTCGAAGCTCCTGCTCGGCCTCGGCTTCTACGGCCGCGGCTGGACCGGCGTCACCCAGTCGGAACCGGGCGGCACCGCGACCGGCCCGGCGAAGGGCACGTACGAGAACGGCATCGAGGACTACAAGGTGCTCAAGACCAGCTGCCCCGCGACGGGCACGGTGGGCGGCACCGCGTACGCCAAGTGCGGCAGCGACTGGTGGAGTTACGACACTCCGCAGACCATCGCCGGCAAGATGGCGTACAAGAACGAGCAGGCTCTCGGCGGCACGTTCTTCTGGGAGCTGAGCGGCGACACCGCGAACGGTGAGCTGATCAAGGCGATCGACTGA
- the hisG gene encoding ATP phosphoribosyltransferase, with protein MLRIAVPNKGSLSGPAGEMLHEAGYQQRRESKELRIVDPVNEVEFFYLRPRDIAIYVSSGKLDIGITGRDLLVDSGAHAEEILPLGFARSTFRFAGKPGTANGIDDLKGRTVATSYEGIVAAHLADRGVDASVVHLDGAVETAIELGVAEVIADVVETGTSLRNAGLEVFGEPIMKSEAVVIRRSDAEPDETTEPKVQQFLRRLQGVLVARTYVMMDYDCRVEQLEKAVALTPGLESPTVSPLHNEGWVAVRAMVPAKEAQRIMDDLYEIGARAILTTAIHACRL; from the coding sequence ATGCTGCGCATCGCCGTCCCCAACAAGGGTTCCCTGTCAGGCCCCGCGGGGGAGATGCTGCATGAGGCCGGCTACCAGCAGCGCCGCGAGTCCAAGGAACTGCGGATCGTCGACCCGGTCAACGAGGTCGAGTTCTTCTACCTCCGCCCCCGCGACATCGCGATCTACGTCTCCTCCGGCAAGCTCGACATCGGCATCACCGGCCGCGACCTGCTGGTCGACTCCGGAGCACACGCCGAGGAGATCCTCCCGCTCGGCTTCGCCCGCTCCACCTTCCGCTTCGCCGGCAAGCCCGGCACCGCGAACGGCATCGACGACCTCAAGGGCCGCACCGTCGCCACCTCCTACGAGGGCATCGTCGCCGCCCACCTGGCCGACCGGGGCGTCGACGCCTCCGTCGTCCACCTGGACGGCGCCGTCGAGACCGCCATCGAGCTGGGCGTCGCCGAGGTCATCGCGGACGTCGTGGAGACCGGCACCTCCCTGCGCAACGCGGGCCTGGAGGTCTTCGGCGAGCCCATCATGAAGTCCGAGGCCGTCGTGATCCGCCGCTCGGACGCGGAGCCCGACGAGACCACCGAGCCCAAGGTCCAGCAGTTCCTGCGCCGCCTCCAGGGCGTCCTGGTGGCCCGGACCTACGTGATGATGGACTACGACTGCCGGGTGGAGCAGCTGGAGAAGGCCGTCGCGCTCACCCCCGGCCTGGAGTCCCCGACCGTCTCCCCGCTGCACAACGAGGGCTGGGTCGCCGTCCGCGCGATGGTCCCGGCCAAGGAGGCCCAGCGGATCATGGACGACCTGTACGAGATCGGCGCCCGGGCCATCCTGACCACGGCCATCCACGCCTGCCGGCTCTGA
- a CDS encoding hemolysin family protein, whose protein sequence is MTTPLLLLAAAFLLILANGFFVAAEFGLVTVERPDAEQAAAAGDRRAHRVVESLKELSFQLSGTQLGITITSLVVGMLAEPALARLLDGPFTAVGVPDGAVSGVSVVVGMLLASAVQMVIGELVPKNWAVSKPLQVARFVAGPQHAFARLFHPVIAALNTVANRLVRTLGIEPAEELASARTPGELVSLARHSARAGTLEQDTADLFVRTLSLGELTAQHVMTPRVKVSALHSSATAEDVVNLTRATGLSRFPVYREKIDEIVGMVHLKDALAVPVHDRLRTPAGRIARPALLVPETLPVRPLLTRLRSEQPIAVVVDEYGGTAGVVTLEDIVEEIVGEVRDEHDGLDVPELAPAPPEDGRPAWDVDGSCRVDALRRVGLDAPEGPYETVAGLVADLLGRIPAVGDRAELPGWRLSVRQVGHYRAERIRLVRTAAVSALEAAR, encoded by the coding sequence ATGACCACCCCCCTGCTGCTCCTGGCAGCCGCGTTCCTGCTGATCCTCGCCAACGGCTTCTTCGTCGCGGCCGAGTTCGGCCTGGTGACCGTCGAACGGCCCGACGCCGAACAGGCCGCCGCGGCCGGCGACCGGCGCGCCCACCGGGTCGTCGAGTCCCTCAAGGAGCTGTCCTTTCAGCTCTCCGGCACCCAGCTCGGGATCACCATCACCTCGCTCGTCGTCGGCATGCTCGCCGAACCGGCGCTGGCCCGGCTGCTCGACGGCCCGTTCACCGCCGTCGGCGTCCCCGACGGCGCCGTGTCCGGCGTGTCGGTCGTCGTCGGCATGCTGCTGGCCTCCGCGGTCCAGATGGTGATCGGCGAGCTGGTGCCCAAGAACTGGGCGGTCTCCAAGCCGCTCCAGGTCGCGCGCTTCGTCGCCGGACCCCAGCACGCCTTCGCCCGGCTCTTCCACCCGGTGATCGCCGCGCTCAACACCGTGGCCAACCGCCTGGTCCGCACCCTGGGCATCGAACCCGCCGAGGAACTGGCCTCCGCCCGCACCCCCGGCGAACTGGTCTCCCTGGCCCGGCACTCCGCCCGGGCCGGCACCCTGGAACAGGACACCGCCGACCTCTTCGTGCGGACCCTCTCCCTCGGCGAACTGACCGCCCAGCACGTCATGACCCCCCGCGTGAAGGTCAGCGCCCTGCACTCCTCCGCCACCGCCGAGGACGTCGTCAACCTGACCCGCGCCACCGGCCTGTCCCGCTTCCCCGTCTACCGGGAGAAGATCGACGAGATCGTCGGCATGGTCCACCTCAAGGACGCCCTCGCGGTCCCCGTGCACGACCGGCTGCGCACCCCGGCCGGCCGGATCGCCCGCCCGGCGCTGCTCGTCCCCGAGACCCTGCCCGTACGCCCGCTGCTCACCCGGCTGCGCAGCGAGCAGCCCATCGCGGTCGTGGTCGACGAGTACGGCGGCACGGCGGGTGTCGTCACCCTGGAGGACATCGTCGAGGAGATCGTCGGCGAGGTCCGCGACGAGCACGACGGCCTCGACGTGCCCGAACTGGCCCCCGCCCCGCCCGAGGACGGCCGGCCCGCCTGGGACGTCGACGGCAGCTGCCGGGTGGACGCCCTGCGCCGCGTCGGCCTGGACGCGCCCGAGGGCCCGTACGAGACCGTGGCCGGACTCGTCGCCGACCTGCTCGGCCGCATCCCGGCCGTCGGTGACCGGGCCGAGCTGCCCGGCTGGCGGCTCTCCGTCCGCCAGGTCGGCCACTACCGCGCCGAGCGGATACGCCTGGTGCGCACCGCCGCGGTCTCCGCCCTGGAGGCCGCCCGATGA
- a CDS encoding SCO1431 family membrane protein has protein sequence MTAHTAAAARARTGGPKDDDGPKILEHVMGWTLVVVVAMLVVQLGLL, from the coding sequence ATGACCGCACACACCGCAGCAGCAGCCCGTGCCCGTACCGGCGGCCCCAAGGACGACGACGGCCCGAAGATCCTGGAACACGTCATGGGCTGGACCCTCGTCGTGGTGGTCGCGATGCTCGTGGTCCAGCTGGGCCTTCTGTGA
- a CDS encoding phosphoribosyl-ATP diphosphatase gives MSKKTFEELFTELQHKAANGDPATSRTAELVDKGVHAIGKKVVEEAAEVWMAAEYEGKDAAAEEISQLLYHVQVMMVARGISLDDVYAHL, from the coding sequence ATGTCCAAGAAGACTTTCGAGGAGCTGTTCACCGAGCTCCAGCACAAGGCAGCCAACGGCGACCCCGCCACCTCCCGCACCGCCGAACTGGTGGACAAGGGGGTCCATGCCATCGGCAAGAAGGTCGTCGAGGAGGCCGCCGAGGTCTGGATGGCCGCCGAGTACGAGGGCAAGGACGCGGCGGCCGAGGAGATCTCCCAGCTGCTGTACCACGTCCAGGTGATGATGGTCGCCCGCGGCATCTCCCTGGACGACGTCTACGCCCACCTGTAA